The genomic window AGACGAACAGCGCCATGAAGGCCAGGTTGATGAAGTACGCCGCCTCAACCAGACCGACGGTGATGAAGAATGGCGTGAACAACCTGCCTTGCGCTTCGGGCTGCCGGGCGATGCCTGCGACCAGCGCGTTACCGGCAATACCGTCACCGATACCGGCACCGATCGCACCGCCGCCCATGATGATTCCACCGCCGATGAGTGCAGCGGCAGCGACTTGGGGGTCCAGGGCCATTCTTATCCTCCTTGATATCTGGTAGGGGTCTACCAGGTCTCTGTAATGGTGCGTGGGACAAAACAATTCATGGTCGTCTTAGTCATGGTGGTCCTCGATCTCCATGGCTTGACTGAAGTACAAGATGGTCAGGATCGAGAAGATGAAGGCCTGGATCGCACCGACGAACAAGTCGAATGCTTTCCAGATCGCATTGGGCGCCCACATGATGTAGGGCGGAAAGAGCGCAATCAGGGCGACCAGGATGCCGCCGGCGAAGATGTTGCCGAAAAGTCGGAGCGACAACGAGATTGGCTTGGCGAGCTCCTCGACGAGGTTGATCGGGGCCAGGAACGCGACGTGGCCCTTGAGCACCGCCAGCGGGTGGCCGACGATGCCGCGCCGCCAGATGCCGGCTATGTGGTAGCAGACGAAGACGAACAGGGCTAGGGCGAGTACGTAATTGATGTCCGCCGCGGCCGAGCTGAGCAACTCGGTGGTGCGCCCGGATTTGTCGGTGTACTGCAGCGGCAGCACCGACAGCCAGTTGGAGATGAGGATGAACACGAAGATGGTGACCGCCAGCGGCAAGACGAACGGCGCGATCCGCATGCCGACTGCGGCCTCGATCTGATCGCGCATCTGGACGGTGATCGCTTCCCAGAACAGCTGAACGCCGCTGGGAACGCCGGTTGAGGTGATCTTCGCACGCAGGAAGAAGGCCAGCGCGAGGACGATGACCGCCGCGATCGCAGTCGACAGGATCGTGTCGGTGTTGACCGTCATCCCGAGCCAGGTGGCGTGGGTGTGCTCGCCGACCTCGATTGCGGATTCGGCCAGCAACGTCGTCTCAGTCATCGCTGGTGTTCCCTCTTTCCGTTCCTTGCACTTCGGCCTCGGCCCAGTCGCCGCTGCGCAGCTTCTTCCACACCGGCAGCGCGGTGGACAGCACCAACACCACCTGGAACAGGGCCAAGCCGAACACGACGCCGAGTCCGGCGGGCCGGAAGATATAAGCGATGATCAACCCGATCACGGTGATGATCGCCAGCCGGGTCGCCGAGTTCAGCGCCATCGTGCTTTTCATCGGGTGCTCTTTGGCGGTGATCGAGGCTACCGACCGGCGGACCAGCAGGGCGTTGAGCAAACCGAGCAGCAATCCGACGCCGAAGAAAACCCCGACCATCAGGTGACCGCTGAATCCGGCGACAGCCACCGCCACGGCAGTGATCGCGGCACTTGTCAGCAACAGCCGGACGGGATTGAAAGCAACAGAGGGAAACACCAACGGCGCGTCCTGCGCTGGTGTCGTCACTGCAGCACCTCACTCCGGGTATCTCAAGCGGAAACCTTCCGACCGACCGATCGGTGGCTCGCCGAGCGTATCGCACGTCACAGTGGGTCCGTGCAAGGGGTCGCTCCCCTTGTCGGTCGTGATTCGGCACGTCGATTTCTCCATCCGACGAGCCGAATTGGCCGGCCACCCGCGAGGTTGTTTTCGGGGTTCTACCTGCACCGTATCACAGATTCGATGCCGCTACTACTGCCCGTCGTAGTCCTCGTCCTCGTAGTCGCGGCGACGCAGCAGCGGGACCGCCGTCGCGATGCCAGCAACCACGATCGCGCCCAGCATCACCGCGCCGGTGTCGCGCGGTTTGAAAAAGATCGTGCTCGCGGCGCCGAACGCGACGATGCCCACCCACAGATAGATGAGCAACACCACCCGGCGATGGGAATGACCGATCTGCAGCAACCGGTGGTGCAGGTGCATCTTGTCGGGGCTGAACGCGCTGCGGCCCGCGCGGGTACGGCGCACGATCGCCAGGAGCAGGTCGAGCATCGGCACGAAGATCACTGCGGCCACCAGGAGAAACGGCGAGAGCAAGGCGAAGACGTCGCGGGCGCCGTAGGCATTCTGCGAGATCGGGCCCGCCGCCGTCGTGGAGGCGGCGGCGAGCATCAGGCCGATCAGCATCGAGCCGGAATCGCCCATGAAGATCTTGGCTTTGTGGAAATTGTGCGGCAGGAAGCCCAGGCAGGCCCCCGCCAGCACCACCGAGATCACCGCGGGCGGATAGAACAGCACATCGCCGCCGTGGTCGCGGAGCAGGCCGACCGAGAACATGCAGATCGCCAGGGCGGTGATGAGACCGAGGCCGGCCGCCAACCCGTCGAGTCCGTCGACGAAGTTCATCGCGTTGACGACCGAGACGGTCAGCGCCAGCGTGAGCAGGATCGAGGAGGCCTGGTCCAAGACGATGGTGCCGACTCCCCCGAACGGGATGTAGAGCACGCTCCAGGCAACGCCCATGGTGACCAGGACGCTCGCCGCCGTGATCTGGCCCGCGAATTTCGTCAACGCGTCCAAGCCCCAACGGTCGTCGATGAGGCCGATACCCATGATCACCGCGCCCGCCACCAGCACCGCGGGCATGCCGGTCGAGTAGACGAAGCCGCGGGTGAGCGCGGGCAGCTGGGACGCCAGGAAAACGGCGGAGATCACACCGACGAACATCGCCAGCCCGCCCATCCGCGGGGTCGGCGTCACGTGCACGTCGCGTTCCCGCGGGTAGGCGACCGCCCCCAGCCGGGTGGCCAGCACACGCACCGGTCCGGTCGCGAAGTAGGTGATGATCGCCGCGGTCAGTCCGACGAGCGCGAGCTCACGCAGGGGGACGCCGGCGCCGCGATCGGCCAGGGCGTGCAGACCACCCATCAGGTTGCCCATCAGGCTGGCCGGGTCGCTGGACACCACGAGACCGTACGCCCCCTTCCTGAGACTTCAATGCTCGTGCCCGCCACGGGTTCGCGGGTCAGGCGATCAACGTTGCGGGCTCCACCCCGAGCACTTCCGCGATCCGCTCCACACTTACCGGACCGGCCCGCAAGACGCGCGGCGCGACTCCGGTCAGGTCGACGATCGTCGAGGCGGCGCCCTGCAGGGCGGGCCCAGCGTCGAGATAGACGTCGACGAGATCGCCCAACTGGCCGCGCGCTTCGTCGGCGTCGACGGCGGGCGGTTGACCGGAGACGTTGGCACTCGATACCGCCATCGGCCCCACCTCGCGCAGCAATTCGATCGCGACCGGGTGCAGCGGCATCCGGAGCATGACGGTGCCGCGGGCGTTGCCGAGGTCCCACTGCAGCGAGGGCGCCTGGGCCACGACGAGGCTCAGCGCGCCCGGCCAAAAGGCGCGGATCAGTTCCCGCGCCCCGTCGGGCATGGTGTATACCAGGCCCTCGATCGTGTGCCAGGAGCCGACCAGCACGCCGACGGGCATGTCGCGCCCGCGCCCCTTCGCCGCGAGCAGCGCCGCCACCGCGGTGCTGTCGAACGCGTCGGCGGCGATCCCGTACACCGTGTCGGTCGGCATCACGACCAGGCGGCCGCCCTTGAGTGCTCCCACGGCCGAGGCGATTCCCAGCGATCGCCGGTCCGGGTCGTCGCAGTCGAAGATTTCAGTCACCGGCGCCGCTCTCTCCCACGAGGGGCCGCTGCCCCCGGCGGGCCGTCACGAATCGCGGCCGGCCCACCAGGTCCCGCCTGGCCTGGATGTCGCCGAAAAGTCCTGTGCTGCAGATCAGTTCGAAGGTGCGTGCCGCGGTAGTGTCGTCGTGCTCGACCGCCAATAGGCCGCCGGGCCGCAGCCAGCGCCCGGCAAGGCTCACCACCGCGGGGATAACCGCCATCCCGTCGGGGCCGCCGAACACCGCGTGCGCTGGATCATGTTGGGCCACTTCGGGTTCCACCAGCATGCCGTCGGGAACGTAGGGCGGGTTCGACACCACCAGGTCCACCTGCCCGTGCAGCTCGGCGAGCAGGCCGGGGTCGGTGGCGTCGGCGCGCACCAATTCGACCGGACTGCCCGCGATGTTGCGGCGCGCGTAATCCAGGGCGGCATCGGAATCGTCGATGCCGATGATGCGCGCGCCGGGCCAGTGCTTGGCCAAGGCGACGGCCAACGCGCCGGATCCGGTGCACACGTCGACAATGACGGGCCGGCCCCCGAGTTGCTGTGCGGTGGCCCAGGCCAGCAGCGCCTCGGTCTCCGGGCGGGGGGTGAATACCCCGGGTCCGACGTGCAGGTCGACGGGGCCGAAGGCCGCGGTCCCGGTGAGGTGCTGCAGCGGCACCCGCCGCGAGCGGGCGGCGACGACGACGACATAGCGCCGGAAGAAGTCGTCGTCGAGCGATTCGATCAGGGCCAGCCGGCCGCGCTCGGTGCCCGCCAGATGCGCCGCCAGCTGCTCGGCATCGTGACGCGCCGAATCGATTCCCGCTTCGGCGAGTTGCGCCGCGGCCGAGTCGATCGCGCGCCGCAGCGGGGACTTGGCGCCGCTGCTCGGCATCGCTTCGCTCTGCATCGTCGCCGACGCGATCATGCCTGTTGCAGCCGGGACTGCTTGTCGGCGGCGCTGAGGGCATCGAACATCGCGTCCAGATCCCCGTCCAGGACCTGGTCGAGATTGTGCGCCTTGAAACCGATTCGGTGATCGGTGATCCGGTTCTCCGGGAAGTTGTAGGTGCGGATCCGCTCGCTGCGGTCCACGGTGCGGATCTGGCTCGCGCGATCCGCCGACGCGTCGGCCGACGCCTGCTCTTCGGCGAGCGCCTGCAGGCGGGCCGCCAGGACCTGCATCGCCCGAATCTTGTTCTGCAGCTGCGATCGTTCGTTCTGGCAGGTGACGACGATGCCGGTGGGCAGGTGGGTGATCCGCACCGCCGAGTCCGTCGTGTTGACGCCCTGCCCGCCCTTCCCGGACGAGCGGTAGACGTCGATACGCAGATCCGACTCGTCGATCTGCACTTCGCCGACTTCCTCGGGTTCCGGGTAGACCAGCACGCCCGCGGCCGAAGTATGCACGCGCCCTTGAGATTCCGTCACCGGAACGCGTTGCACCCGGTGCACACCGCCCTCGAACTTCATCCGCGACCACACTCCGTCGGCCGAGTCGCCCTTGCTGGCGATGGCCAGCGTCGCGTCCTTGTAGCCGCCCAGGTCCGAGGTGGTTTCGTCGAGCACCGTCACCGTCCAGCCATGCCGCTCGGCGTAGCGGATGTACATCCTGGCCAGATCCGCGGCGAACAACGCCGATTCCTCGCCGCCCTCACCGGATTTCACCTCGAGGACGATGTCGTCGGCGTCGTGCGGGTCGCGCGGGGCCAGCATGTCGGTGAGCTGGGTGTCCAACTCGGCCACCCGCGATTCCAGTTCGGTGACCTCGTCGGCGAACGACGCGTCGTCGGCGGCCAGTTCACGCGCCGTCTCGAGGTCGCCCCGGGCCGCCTCCAGCTTGCGGTGGGTCGCGACGATGGGTGCCAACCGGGCGAATCGGCGGCCGGCCTTGCGGGCCTCGTCGGGGTTGCTGTGCAATTCGGGATCGGCCAGCCGGTGCTCGAGTGCAGCGTGTTCGGCGAGCAGCACATCGATCGTTTGAACGGGCTGCGTCATCTCACACCTCCTGCCGCCGCTGTGGCCATTACCGCAAACGCGAACCGACGCCCGGCCTGTGCAAGTTCGCGCACAGTTCGGGCGTCGGCGATCCAGCTATTTGTCAGCGTTCTCCGCGGCAGCGCCCTTGCGCTTGCCGTAGCGCTTCTCGAACCGCGCCACCCGGCCACCACTGTCGAGAATCTTCTGCTTGCCGGTGTAGAAGGGGTGGCACTGCGAGCAGACCTCGACGACGATGTTGCCGCCGGGCTTGGTGCTGCGGGTCTGGAAGGTGTTCCCGCACCCGCAGTGCACCGTGGTCTCCCCGTAGGCGGGGTGAATGTCAGTCTTCATGGTGTCCTCTTCGATCGTGTGCCGCCCTGGCGCGCCGTGAACTCCGGCGGTCGGGCGTGAACTCAGAACCTGAAACGGTTCCGGGCAGTCGGGGTTCGATTATGCCAGGTCAACCACCTACTGCCCAAACACCGAGATGCGCCCGCACATTCCCGACCGCGCGAGGGCTCCCCGTGTCCGCCGGTCAGGCCGGTGTGCAGGGCCTGCTCCCGGCGTGCACGAAGCAACTGCGCCGCAGCGTGCGCCGCTAGTCGTTGTCCATCGACCCCGGTGTCGTCTTCGAGACCTGGACCAGGAATTCGTAGTTGGTCTTTGTCTTGCGCAGCTGCGACATCAGCAGGTCGATGGCCTGATGAGAGTCCAGACCCGACAGGACGCGGCGCAGCTTGTGCACGATGCCGAATTCGTCGGGCGAGAGCAGCAGCTCGTCCTTGCGGGTGCCCGAGGGGTTGACGTCGACGGCCGGGAAAACCCGGCGCTCCGAGATCTTGCGGTCCAGCTTGAGCTCGGCGTTACCGGTTCCCTTGAACTCCTCGAAGATGACCGTGTCACCGGTGGACCCCGTCTCGACCATCGCCGTGGCGATGATGGTCAGCGACCCGCCTTCCTCGATGTTGCGAGCAGCGCCGAGGAAACGCTTCGGCGGATAGAGCGCGGTCGAGTCGACACCACCGGACAGGATGCGGCCCGAAGCGGGCGACGCGTTGTTGTAGGCGCGGCCCAGGCGGGTGATCGAGTCGAGCAGCACCACGACGTCTTTGCCCTGCTCGACCAGGCGCTTGGCACGCTCGATGGCCAGCTCGGCGACCGCCGTGTGGTCCGTGGGCGGCCGGTCGAACGTCGAGGCGATGACCTCGCCCTTCACCGAACGCGTCATGTCGGTGACCTCCTCCGGCCGCTCGTCGACGAGCACGACCATGAGGTGGCATTCCGGGTTGTTCTTGGTGATCGCGTTGGCGATGTCCTGCAAGATCGTTGTCTTACCCGCCTTGGGCGGCGACACGATCAGCGCACGCTGGCCCTTACCGATCGGCATGATCAGGTCGATGACCCGGGTGGTCAGCCGGTCGGGGGTGGTCTCCAGGCGCAACCGCTGGTTGGGGTACAACGGCGTCAGCTTGCTGAAGTCGGGACGCTTCTTGGCGTCTTCGATCGATCCACCGTTGATGGTGTCCAGGCGCACCAGCGGGTTGAACTTCTGCCGCTGGTTGGGCTGCTCGCCCTCGCGCGGTACCCGAACGGCGCCGGTCACCGCGTCACCGCGGCGCAGGCCGTTCTTGCGCACCATGTTCATGGACACGTAGACGTCGTGCGGCCCGGCCAGGTAGCCGGAGGTGCGGACGAACGCGTAATTGTCGAGGACGTCAAGAATGCCGGCTACCGGCTGGACGACGTCGTCTTCCCGCAGTTCGGTGTCGCCGCCACCACCGCCGTCACCGGAGCGTTCGCCGCGGCGCCTGCGGTCACGGAACCGGCGTCCCCGCCGGCCCTGCCGTCCATCGCCTTCGTCGTCCTGCTGGTTGGAGCCGCCGCGGTTCTGCTGGCCGCCCGAATTCTGTTGGTCGCCGCCCTGGTCGTTGTCCGAACCGCGGTCGTCGGATTTGTTGTCCTGGCGCCTGGCCGGGCGATCGTCGCCCTCGCCACGCGGAGTCCCGTTGCGGCCGCGCCCGTCGCCGCCGTGGCGGGCGTCCGAGGACTCCGCCTCGTCGCCACCGCGGCCGGCCGACCCCGCCTCGCGGGACGCGCCGCGCCGCTCCCGCCGCGGCGCCTCGGTGGCCGAATCGTCCTGTTTCCCTTGCGCGGTAGACGTTTCGGCGCCGGCCGCCTCGGTCTTGGTGTCGTCCCCGGCGTTCGGAGTGGCTGGACGGTCACTTACCGAAGTGCCGTTGGCCTGTCCCCTGATTTCCTTGATCGCGGCGATGAGCTCGTTCTTGCGCATCCCCGATGTCCCTTTGACGCCGGCTTGGCTGGCCAGGGCGCGCAATTCGGGCAGCACCAGGGTGGACAGGGAGCCCTTCGACGCGCTTTTTACGTCGGGAGTGTCTGTGGTCACGGCTTTCGACAGCTGGTCGCCGTCGGTGCTTTCGCCCACCGTGAAGAGGTCCGTATCAGTCACGGATTTCCTTTCTTCCCTCGCTGATCACTTCATACGAGGGTTCGTTGCATTCAGCCAAATTGCCGAGTGCGCCCAATCTCTCTGCAACGGTGATCGCCTAATCGGCGAAGGGAAGCGGCGAACCTCGTTCACGAGAAGAATTGGTGGTTGTCCTAGCTGCAATGCAGTTAATGCAGATGCAGATGCAGATGCTGCGATTGCGGGACGGGTCCGAGGATAACCTGCATCCGAGCGGGAAGCAAGCAAACCCTCCGGCCGAGCCGCGGATCAACCGGCGACTTTGATTCCCGGGCTCCAGCGAACTCCTTCGCCCGGTGCCATCGCGGTGACGGTGAATCCATGCGCGACCCCGTAGTCCACTGCTTCCGCAGGCAGTTGCGGTTGGGTGCTGAGTGCGATCAGCGATGGACCCGCTCCCGAAAGCGTCGCCGACACGTTGAGACGCCGCAGCAGCCGCAAATATTCCGCCGAGGCCGGCATCGCCGCGGCACGCTGCGGTTGATGCAGCAGGTCCTCGGTGGCTGCCATCAGCAGATCGGGGCGTTCGGTCAGCGCCACCACCAGCAGCGCGGCGCGGCTGACGTTGAACGTGGCGTCGTCGTGGCTGACGTGGGTGGGCAGCAGTCCCCGCGTCTCGGCGGTCAACGAGCGTTCCTCGGGAATCGCGCAGAACAACTGGATATCGGGATGCAGGCGCAGCGCCACAGCCGAGTACCGGGGCGCGCTGCCGCCGCGGTCCACCCAGGACACCACGGCACCGCCCAATACGGCGGCGGCGGCGTTGTCGGGATGACCCTCGAATTCCGAGGACAGCTGGATCAGCTGAGCTTCGGTCAGCTGCGCCGAATCCGTCTGTGCGATAAGGCCATTGGCCGCTGCCAGGCCGCTGACCACCGCGGCCGCCGACGAGCCGAGACCACGGGAATGCGGGATGGCATTGCGGCAGCGCACCACCATGCCCGGCGCGCCGACGCCGGCGGCCCGCAGGCCGTGCTCGATGGCGCGCACCACCAGATGTTCCGGACCGAGCGGAACCTGGTTGGCCCCCTCGCCCTCGACGATCACTTCGAGGCCGGAATCTGTTGTCTCCACGACGATCTCGTCGTGCAGACTCAGTGCCAGGCCGACGCTGTCGAAACCGGGGCCGAGGTTGGCGCTGGACGCCGAGACGACGGCGCTTGCCACCAGCCCGGCGGGCAGCATCTGTGTCACGGCTAGGCCAGCCCGAGCTTCTCGACGACCAGGGCGGGGTCCACCGGCAGCGGGGAGACACTCGGCATGTCCTTCAGCGCTGTATCGGGGTCCTTGAGACCATTGCCGGTCACCGTGCAGACCACGGTCGAGCCGCGGGTGACCCAGCCGTCCTCAACGGCCTTGAGCAGGCCCGCGATGCTGGCCGCCGACGCCGGCTCGACGAACACCCCCTCGGACTGGGCGACCAGGTGGTAGGCGGCCAGGATCTCCTCGTCGGTGGCGGCCAGGAAGCGCCCGTCGGACTGCTCCTGCGCCGCGACCGCGGCCGTCCACGACGCCGGCGAACCGATCCGGATCGCGGTCGCGATGGTCTCGGGGTTAGGCACCGGCTTGCCGTGCACCAGCGGCGCCGCGCCGGCGGCCTGGGTGCCCAGCATGCGGGGCAGCTTCTCGAACACGCCCTCCTGGTGGTATTCGGTGTAGCCCTTCCAGTACGCGGTGATGTTGCCGGCGTTGCCGACCGGAAGCGAATGGATGTCCGGGGCGGTGCCCAGCGCGTCGACGATTTCGAACGCCGCCGTCTTCTGGCCCTCGATGCGCACCGGGTTGACCGAGTTGACCAACGAGATCGTCGGGAAGTCGGCGGCCATCTTGCGGGCCAGCTCTAGACAGTCGTCGAAGTTGCCGTCGATCTGGATGATCTTGGCGCCGTGCATGACCGCCTGCGCCAGCTTGCCCATCGCGATCTTGCCCTGCGGGATGAGGACCGCGCAGGTGATGCCGGCGCGCGCGGCATACGCCGCCGCCGAGGCGGAGGTGTTTCCGGTCGACGCGCACAACACGGCCTGCTGCCCGCGCGCCACGGCGTCGGTGACGGCCATCGTCATGCCGCGGTCCTTGAACGAACCGGTCGGATTGAGGCCCTCGACCTTGAGATGGACGGTGCAGCCGGTCTTTTCGGAGAGCCGGGTCGCCGGAATCAGCGGGGTGCCCCCCTCGAGCAGCGTGATCGGCGTCCAGTCATCGCCGACCGGCAGCCGGTCGCGGTAGGCGGCGATCAGGCCCGGCCAGGGCTGATGGGTGGCCGTGCGCGGGGCGCTCATAGACCGGTTCCTTCCAGTCGCAACACGCTGGCCACACCCAGCACGGATTCCAGATCGGCCAGTGCAGCGACGGTTTCGGAGAGCGCGGCATCGGTGGCGCTGTGCGTCACCACGACCACGCGGGCGCCCACGCGCCGGCCGCCCTCGTCCTCCACGCCCTCCTGGCGCACCTCGGCGATACTGACCTCGCGCTTGGCGAATTCGGCCGCCACCGAGGACAACACGCCGGGCCGGTCGGCGACGTTCATGCTGACGTAGTAGCGAGTTTGGATGAATCCCATTGGTGCAATCGGCAATTGGGCGTATTTGGATTCCTTGGGCCCGCGGCTGCCGAGCACCCGGTTGCGGGCCGCCATCACCAGGTCGCCGGTGACCGCCGACGCGGTGGGCGCGCCGCCGGCGCCCTGGCCGTAGAACATCAACCGCCCCGCGGCCGCAGCCTCGACGACGACGGCGTTGAACGCCCCGCTGACGGTCGCCAGCGGGTGCGACAACGGCACCAGCGCCGGGTAGACGCGCGCGGAGACCCGCTCCTGGCCTTCGTCGTCGGTGATGCGCTCGCAGATGGACAGCAGCTTGATGGTGCAGCCCAACGCATGCGCGGACTCGAAGTCGGCCGGGGCGATCTTGGTGATGCCTTCGCGATAGACGTCGTCGATGGTGACCCGGGTGTGGAAGGCGATGGACGCCAGGATCGCGGCCTTGGCCGCCGCGTCGTAGCCCTCGACGTCCGCGGTGGGGTCCGCCTCGGCGTAGCCCAGGGCGCTGGCGTCGGCCAGGGCGCTGTCGTAGGTGGCGCCGGTGCTGTCCATCGCGGACAGGATGTAGTTGGTGGTGCCGTTGACGATGCCGGCCACCCGCACCACCGTGTCGCCGGCCAGCGACTGGGTCAGCGGTCGGATGACGGGGATGGCTCCGGCCACCGCGGCTTCGAAATACAGGTCGACATGGGCGTTTTCGGCCGCCTGCGCCAGTTCCCCGGTCGAGGTGGACAGCAGCGCCTTGTTCGCGGTGACGACCGATTTGCCGCGTTCGAGCGCGGCCAGGATCGCCTTGCGGGACGGCTCCACCGGGCCCATCAGCTCGACGACGATATCGACGTCGTCGCGCGAGACGAGCCCGTCGATATCGTCGGTGAGCAACTCGACCGGGACACCGCGATCGGCGGCGACGCGACGGACTCCGATGCCGCGCAACGCCAGCGGCGCCCCGATCCGGGCCGCCAGGTCGTCGGCGCTGTCCTCGATGATGCGGACCACCTCGCTGCCCACGTTGCCGAACCCTAGTACGGCGACGCCCACCGGCTTGACATCATCGGACACAGTTCACCTCACTTCCAGACTAAGTAGATCGTCGACCGTCTCCCGGCGCAGGATCAGCCGCGCCTTTCCATCGCGAACCGCAACCACAGCGGGACGACAGATCATGTTGTAGCGACTCGACAGCGAATAGCAATAGGCGCCGGTCGCGGCCACCCCCAGCAGGTCACCGGGCTGCAGGTCGCCGGGCACCCAGGTGTCGCGGACGACGATATCGCCGCTCTCGCAGTGCTTTCCGACGATGCGGGCCAGGGTTGCCGGTGCGTCGCTGACCCGCGACACCAACCGCGCGTCGTACTGGGCGTCATACAGTGCGGTGCGGATGTTGTCGCTCATGCCGCCGTCC from Mycobacterium shigaense includes these protein-coding regions:
- the atpB gene encoding F0F1 ATP synthase subunit A, which produces MTETTLLAESAIEVGEHTHATWLGMTVNTDTILSTAIAAVIVLALAFFLRAKITSTGVPSGVQLFWEAITVQMRDQIEAAVGMRIAPFVLPLAVTIFVFILISNWLSVLPLQYTDKSGRTTELLSSAAADINYVLALALFVFVCYHIAGIWRRGIVGHPLAVLKGHVAFLAPINLVEELAKPISLSLRLFGNIFAGGILVALIALFPPYIMWAPNAIWKAFDLFVGAIQAFIFSILTILYFSQAMEIEDHHD
- the rho gene encoding transcription termination factor Rho, with the translated sequence MTDTDLFTVGESTDGDQLSKAVTTDTPDVKSASKGSLSTLVLPELRALASQAGVKGTSGMRKNELIAAIKEIRGQANGTSVSDRPATPNAGDDTKTEAAGAETSTAQGKQDDSATEAPRRERRGASREAGSAGRGGDEAESSDARHGGDGRGRNGTPRGEGDDRPARRQDNKSDDRGSDNDQGGDQQNSGGQQNRGGSNQQDDEGDGRQGRRGRRFRDRRRRGERSGDGGGGGDTELREDDVVQPVAGILDVLDNYAFVRTSGYLAGPHDVYVSMNMVRKNGLRRGDAVTGAVRVPREGEQPNQRQKFNPLVRLDTINGGSIEDAKKRPDFSKLTPLYPNQRLRLETTPDRLTTRVIDLIMPIGKGQRALIVSPPKAGKTTILQDIANAITKNNPECHLMVVLVDERPEEVTDMTRSVKGEVIASTFDRPPTDHTAVAELAIERAKRLVEQGKDVVVLLDSITRLGRAYNNASPASGRILSGGVDSTALYPPKRFLGAARNIEEGGSLTIIATAMVETGSTGDTVIFEEFKGTGNAELKLDRKISERRVFPAVDVNPSGTRKDELLLSPDEFGIVHKLRRVLSGLDSHQAIDLLMSQLRKTKTNYEFLVQVSKTTPGSMDND
- a CDS encoding F0F1 ATP synthase subunit C, translating into MDPQVAAAALIGGGIIMGGGAIGAGIGDGIAGNALVAGIARQPEAQGRLFTPFFITVGLVEAAYFINLAFMALFVFATPVG
- the rpmE gene encoding 50S ribosomal protein L31, giving the protein MKTDIHPAYGETTVHCGCGNTFQTRSTKPGGNIVVEVCSQCHPFYTGKQKILDSGGRVARFEKRYGKRKGAAAENADK
- a CDS encoding ATP synthase subunit I, which produces MTTPAQDAPLVFPSVAFNPVRLLLTSAAITAVAVAVAGFSGHLMVGVFFGVGLLLGLLNALLVRRSVASITAKEHPMKSTMALNSATRLAIITVIGLIIAYIFRPAGLGVVFGLALFQVVLVLSTALPVWKKLRSGDWAEAEVQGTERGNTSDD
- a CDS encoding L-threonylcarbamoyladenylate synthase translates to MTEIFDCDDPDRRSLGIASAVGALKGGRLVVMPTDTVYGIAADAFDSTAVAALLAAKGRGRDMPVGVLVGSWHTIEGLVYTMPDGARELIRAFWPGALSLVVAQAPSLQWDLGNARGTVMLRMPLHPVAIELLREVGPMAVSSANVSGQPPAVDADEARGQLGDLVDVYLDAGPALQGAASTIVDLTGVAPRVLRAGPVSVERIAEVLGVEPATLIA
- the prmC gene encoding peptide chain release factor N(5)-glutamine methyltransferase, yielding MPSSGAKSPLRRAIDSAAAQLAEAGIDSARHDAEQLAAHLAGTERGRLALIESLDDDFFRRYVVVVAARSRRVPLQHLTGTAAFGPVDLHVGPGVFTPRPETEALLAWATAQQLGGRPVIVDVCTGSGALAVALAKHWPGARIIGIDDSDAALDYARRNIAGSPVELVRADATDPGLLAELHGQVDLVVSNPPYVPDGMLVEPEVAQHDPAHAVFGGPDGMAVIPAVVSLAGRWLRPGGLLAVEHDDTTAARTFELICSTGLFGDIQARRDLVGRPRFVTARRGQRPLVGESGAGD
- the thrB gene encoding homoserine kinase; protein product: MLPAGLVASAVVSASSANLGPGFDSVGLALSLHDEIVVETTDSGLEVIVEGEGANQVPLGPEHLVVRAIEHGLRAAGVGAPGMVVRCRNAIPHSRGLGSSAAAVVSGLAAANGLIAQTDSAQLTEAQLIQLSSEFEGHPDNAAAAVLGGAVVSWVDRGGSAPRYSAVALRLHPDIQLFCAIPEERSLTAETRGLLPTHVSHDDATFNVSRAALLVVALTERPDLLMAATEDLLHQPQRAAAMPASAEYLRLLRRLNVSATLSGAGPSLIALSTQPQLPAEAVDYGVAHGFTVTAMAPGEGVRWSPGIKVAG
- a CDS encoding glycosyltransferase family 4 protein, encoding MGNLMGGLHALADRGAGVPLRELALVGLTAAIITYFATGPVRVLATRLGAVAYPRERDVHVTPTPRMGGLAMFVGVISAVFLASQLPALTRGFVYSTGMPAVLVAGAVIMGIGLIDDRWGLDALTKFAGQITAASVLVTMGVAWSVLYIPFGGVGTIVLDQASSILLTLALTVSVVNAMNFVDGLDGLAAGLGLITALAICMFSVGLLRDHGGDVLFYPPAVISVVLAGACLGFLPHNFHKAKIFMGDSGSMLIGLMLAAASTTAAGPISQNAYGARDVFALLSPFLLVAAVIFVPMLDLLLAIVRRTRAGRSAFSPDKMHLHHRLLQIGHSHRRVVLLIYLWVGIVAFGAASTIFFKPRDTGAVMLGAIVVAGIATAVPLLRRRDYEDEDYDGQ
- the thrC gene encoding threonine synthase; amino-acid sequence: MSAPRTATHQPWPGLIAAYRDRLPVGDDWTPITLLEGGTPLIPATRLSEKTGCTVHLKVEGLNPTGSFKDRGMTMAVTDAVARGQQAVLCASTGNTSASAAAYAARAGITCAVLIPQGKIAMGKLAQAVMHGAKIIQIDGNFDDCLELARKMAADFPTISLVNSVNPVRIEGQKTAAFEIVDALGTAPDIHSLPVGNAGNITAYWKGYTEYHQEGVFEKLPRMLGTQAAGAAPLVHGKPVPNPETIATAIRIGSPASWTAAVAAQEQSDGRFLAATDEEILAAYHLVAQSEGVFVEPASAASIAGLLKAVEDGWVTRGSTVVCTVTGNGLKDPDTALKDMPSVSPLPVDPALVVEKLGLA
- the prfA gene encoding peptide chain release factor 1 — protein: MTQPVQTIDVLLAEHAALEHRLADPELHSNPDEARKAGRRFARLAPIVATHRKLEAARGDLETARELAADDASFADEVTELESRVAELDTQLTDMLAPRDPHDADDIVLEVKSGEGGEESALFAADLARMYIRYAERHGWTVTVLDETTSDLGGYKDATLAIASKGDSADGVWSRMKFEGGVHRVQRVPVTESQGRVHTSAAGVLVYPEPEEVGEVQIDESDLRIDVYRSSGKGGQGVNTTDSAVRITHLPTGIVVTCQNERSQLQNKIRAMQVLAARLQALAEEQASADASADRASQIRTVDRSERIRTYNFPENRITDHRIGFKAHNLDQVLDGDLDAMFDALSAADKQSRLQQA